A genomic region of Fundulus heteroclitus isolate FHET01 chromosome 24, MU-UCD_Fhet_4.1, whole genome shotgun sequence contains the following coding sequences:
- the LOC105917428 gene encoding ras-related protein Rab-9A yields the protein MTAKSTLLKVILLGDGGVGKSSLMNRYVTNKFDSHLFHTIGVEFLNKELEVDGRRVTLQIWDTAGQERFRSLRTPFYRGSDCCLLTFSLDDGQSFQNLSNWKKEFSYYADVKDPDGFPFVVLGNKLDVPDRQVSGEDARQWCRDNGGHPYYETSAKDATNVATAFEEAVRRILASEDRDEPLIHTNTVNLQKKTRPEPSCC from the coding sequence ATGACCGCCAAGTCCACCCTGCTGAAGGTCATCCTCCTGGGCGACGGCGGCGTGGGCAAGTCGTCCCTCATGAACCGCTACGTCACCAACAAGTTCGACTCGCACCTCTTCCACACCATCGGCGTGGAGTTCCTCAACAAGGAGCTGGAGGTGGACGGCCGGCGCGTCACCCTGCAGATCTGGGACACGGCGGGCCAGGAGCGCTTCCGCAGCCTCCGCACGCCGTTCTACCGCGGCTCCGACTGCTGCCTCCTCACCTTCAGCCTGGACGACGGGCAGAGCTTCCAGAACCTCTCCAACTGGAAGAAGGAGTTCTCGTACTACGCCGACGTCAAGGACCCGGACGGCTTCCCGTTCGTGGTGCTGGGCAACAAGCTGGACGTCCCCGACCGGCAGGTGTCCGGGGAGGACGCCCGGCAGTGGTGCCGGGACAACGGCGGGCACCCCTACTACGAGACGAGCGCCAAGGACGCCACCAACGTGGCGACGGCCTTCGAGGAGGCGGTGCGGCGCATCCTGGCGTCCGAGGACAGAGACGAGCCGCTGATCCACACCAACACGGTTAACCTGCAGAAGAAGACTCGCCCCGAACCCAGCTGCTGTTGA
- the LOC105917423 gene encoding transcription elongation factor A N-terminal and central domain-containing protein isoform X2, whose product MAAPRRVVDHGLQEERAKETMETKEVVHCALQLEKLAAEQSCGSIVTLLGDLEKCKMSPEQLETTDIVKVLYKLLRTCTESGVRIAAKSLLSRWKRQYSSEGREVKCCDKATDSGNPCMVSSEQTGDSGVPAQTCGNKEESAPEQERLVPTTEKTSASPDSTRAKCVQLLLAALRPEPPDEDKAAELAEGIERHIHKLHGANRLKYKACVRSKVANLRNPRSGHLRQGVLHGSLAPEAFARMSAEEMAGAELRRLREEYSSRGVSERQLPRGPEGTPTQKIRCKRCGGSDCRVTQVSRGALFLPAWVRRGGPDDDAMTFVTCGGCGQQWYHSGWVCL is encoded by the exons ATGGCTGCTCCCAGACGTGTTGTGGATCACGGCCTGCAGGAAGAAAGAGCGAA AGAAACAATGGAAACAAAGGAAGTAGTCCACTGTGCTCTTCAGCTAGAGAAGTTGGCTGCAGAACAAAGCTGCGGCAGCATCGTGACGCTGCTCGGTGACCTAGAGAAGTGTAAAATGTCTCCGGAGCAGCTGGAGACGACGGACATtgtcaaagtgctttataaactCCTGAGAACCTGCACGGAGAGCGGCGTGAGGATAGCAGCCAAGAGTTTGCTGTCGAGGTGGAAGAGACAGTACAGCAGTGAAGGGCGGGAGGTTAAATGTTGCGATAAGGCGACCGATTCTGGAAACCCCTGCATGGTTTCTTCAGAGCAGACAGGGGATAGCGGGGTTCCAGCTCAAACGTGTGGAAATAAGGAGGAGAGTGCACCAGAACAGGAACGTCTGGTTCCCACCACAGAGAAAACGTCTGCCTCTCCTGACTCCACGAGAGCCAAATGTGTTCAGCTCCTGCTGGCCGCCCTCCGCCCTGAACCTCCCGATGAAGACAAAGCAGCAGAGCTGGCTGAAGGCATCGAGCGGCACATCCACAAGCTCCACGGCGCCAACCGCCTCAAATACAAAGCCTGCGTGAGGAGCAAGGTGGCCAACCTGAGGAACCCCAGAAGCGGCCACCTACGGCAGGGCGTCCTGCACGGCTCCCTGGCCCCAGAGGCCTTCGCCCGGATGTCCGCGGAGGAGATGGCCGGCGCCGAGCTGCGGCGGCTGCGGGAGGAGTACTCATCTCGAGGCGTGAGCGAGAGGCAGCTCCCCCGGGGGCCGGAGGGCACCCCCACGCAGAAGATCCGCTGCAAAAGATGCGGAGGGTCGGACTGCAGGGTGACGCAGGTGTCCCGAGGAGCGCTGTTCTTGCCCGCGTGGGTGAGGCGCGGCGGCCCCGACGACGACGCCATGACCTTCGTGACGTGCGGCGGGTGTGGCCAGCAGTGGTACCACAGCGGCTGGGTGTGCCTCTGA
- the LOC105917423 gene encoding transcription elongation factor A N-terminal and central domain-containing protein isoform X3 — protein METKEVVHCALQLEKLAAEQSCGSIVTLLGDLEKCKMSPEQLETTDIVKVLYKLLRTCTESGVRIAAKSLLSRWKRQYSSEGREVKCCDKATDSGNPCMVSSEQTGDSGVPAQTCGNKEESAPEQERLVPTTEKTSASPDSTRAKCVQLLLAALRPEPPDEDKAAELAEGIERHIHKLHGANRLKYKACVRSKVANLRNPRSGHLRQGVLHGSLAPEAFARMSAEEMAGAELRRLREEYSSRGVSERQLPRGPEGTPTQKIRCKRCGGSDCRVTQVSRGALFLPAWVRRGGPDDDAMTFVTCGGCGQQWYHSGWVCL, from the coding sequence ATGGAAACAAAGGAAGTAGTCCACTGTGCTCTTCAGCTAGAGAAGTTGGCTGCAGAACAAAGCTGCGGCAGCATCGTGACGCTGCTCGGTGACCTAGAGAAGTGTAAAATGTCTCCGGAGCAGCTGGAGACGACGGACATtgtcaaagtgctttataaactCCTGAGAACCTGCACGGAGAGCGGCGTGAGGATAGCAGCCAAGAGTTTGCTGTCGAGGTGGAAGAGACAGTACAGCAGTGAAGGGCGGGAGGTTAAATGTTGCGATAAGGCGACCGATTCTGGAAACCCCTGCATGGTTTCTTCAGAGCAGACAGGGGATAGCGGGGTTCCAGCTCAAACGTGTGGAAATAAGGAGGAGAGTGCACCAGAACAGGAACGTCTGGTTCCCACCACAGAGAAAACGTCTGCCTCTCCTGACTCCACGAGAGCCAAATGTGTTCAGCTCCTGCTGGCCGCCCTCCGCCCTGAACCTCCCGATGAAGACAAAGCAGCAGAGCTGGCTGAAGGCATCGAGCGGCACATCCACAAGCTCCACGGCGCCAACCGCCTCAAATACAAAGCCTGCGTGAGGAGCAAGGTGGCCAACCTGAGGAACCCCAGAAGCGGCCACCTACGGCAGGGCGTCCTGCACGGCTCCCTGGCCCCAGAGGCCTTCGCCCGGATGTCCGCGGAGGAGATGGCCGGCGCCGAGCTGCGGCGGCTGCGGGAGGAGTACTCATCTCGAGGCGTGAGCGAGAGGCAGCTCCCCCGGGGGCCGGAGGGCACCCCCACGCAGAAGATCCGCTGCAAAAGATGCGGAGGGTCGGACTGCAGGGTGACGCAGGTGTCCCGAGGAGCGCTGTTCTTGCCCGCGTGGGTGAGGCGCGGCGGCCCCGACGACGACGCCATGACCTTCGTGACGTGCGGCGGGTGTGGCCAGCAGTGGTACCACAGCGGCTGGGTGTGCCTCTGA